A stretch of Desulfurivibrio alkaliphilus AHT 2 DNA encodes these proteins:
- a CDS encoding ATP-binding protein, translating to MGTNANPTGTPGSSGSSDPPSAASESQPAIDRQTMERICRAKWDLEGMIDCVADLMVQVDNDGVVKRCNLAFANLADRPFQQLIGLKIGELLAAAGLLAAGKCGKHCREFSHPASGRVYCCTAYPVTDQQGELRGRVLTFQEITQQLAAARRLERKNEELAGAYEELKHSHARLLQQEKLAAIGQLAAGVAHEINNPVGFVTSNLGTLAKYLGKTKAFFEQQQQLLDRVAGAPERDQAAELRQQYQIDFVLSDAHDLLRECLEGVERVKLIVQNLKNFSRVDQARFCSADINRCLEETLAIAWNELKYKAEVVKHYGELPPTWCHPQQLNQVFLNLLINAAQAIEKRGKITIRTWHKNGAIMVTITDTGRGIAPEHLSRLFEPFFTTKAVGQGTGLGLSIAYDIVVKQHGGEVTASSAPGVGATFRVRLPVRGEKDSGDSTGGRGGSGQGGAHE from the coding sequence ATGGGCACCAATGCCAACCCCACCGGTACCCCCGGTTCTTCCGGCTCATCCGATCCGCCTTCGGCGGCATCCGAGTCGCAACCCGCCATCGACCGGCAGACCATGGAGCGGATCTGCCGGGCCAAGTGGGACCTGGAAGGGATGATCGACTGCGTGGCCGACCTGATGGTTCAGGTCGATAACGACGGGGTGGTCAAGCGCTGTAACCTGGCCTTTGCCAACCTGGCCGACCGCCCCTTCCAGCAACTCATCGGCCTTAAAATCGGCGAGTTGCTGGCCGCCGCCGGGCTGCTGGCCGCGGGTAAGTGCGGTAAACATTGCCGCGAGTTTAGCCACCCGGCAAGCGGGCGGGTTTATTGCTGTACCGCCTACCCGGTGACCGATCAGCAGGGGGAGCTGCGGGGGCGGGTGCTCACCTTCCAGGAGATTACCCAGCAGTTGGCGGCGGCCCGCCGGCTGGAGCGAAAAAATGAGGAACTGGCCGGGGCTTACGAAGAGCTGAAACACTCCCACGCCCGCCTGCTGCAGCAGGAAAAACTGGCCGCTATCGGCCAGTTGGCCGCCGGGGTGGCCCACGAGATCAACAACCCGGTGGGTTTTGTTACCAGTAATTTGGGCACCCTGGCCAAATATCTGGGCAAAACCAAAGCCTTTTTCGAGCAGCAGCAGCAACTGCTGGACCGGGTGGCTGGCGCTCCGGAGCGCGACCAGGCGGCGGAGTTGAGACAGCAGTACCAGATCGATTTTGTCCTTAGTGACGCCCATGATCTGCTGCGGGAATGCCTGGAAGGGGTGGAGCGGGTTAAGTTGATCGTCCAGAATCTGAAAAATTTCTCGCGGGTGGACCAGGCCCGTTTCTGCTCCGCCGATATCAACCGGTGCCTGGAGGAAACCCTGGCCATCGCCTGGAACGAGTTGAAATATAAAGCGGAGGTGGTCAAACACTACGGCGAGCTGCCCCCCACCTGGTGCCACCCGCAGCAGCTCAACCAGGTGTTTTTGAATCTGCTGATCAATGCCGCCCAGGCCATCGAAAAGCGGGGGAAAATCACCATTCGTACCTGGCATAAGAACGGGGCGATCATGGTCACCATCACCGATACCGGGCGGGGGATCGCCCCGGAACACCTCTCCCGCCTGTTTGAGCCGTTTTTCACCACCAAGGCGGTGGGGCAGGGCACCGGCCTGGGGCTGAGCATTGCCTACGACATCGTGGTCAAGCAGCACGGCGGTGAGGTCACCGCCAGCAGCGCCCCCGGGGTTGGCGCCACCTTCCGGGTGCGCCTGCCGGTACGGGGCGAAAAGGACAGCGGTGATTCGACCGGGGGCCGGGGGGGAAGCGGTCAGGGGGGCGCCCATGAGTGA
- a CDS encoding sensor domain-containing diguanylate cyclase: MGLLPRLSALTRTIRFKLLAGLLALLALSIGVSLYGIWTFERDRYREIAREEALRAAHTLEQALRHAMILNDWEMIRRTVDDVYRLVEPANVGIINNQGRVLASGDPTLLGHRFDFHRAAECVVCHARPQTPPERDVIFLETAAGPVLRNIIKLENSAECRSCHQEDGDNLGVFLYDATFAEVYAMLRTVLFRTILTGAVTFLLVAMLLSLLVGRYLNRPLRRLEEGFNHVGRGDFNHWVEVEAEGEIQDMATQFNVMSQAIKRSFAEIRHKNWETEQLYAFVRRLSQEAEWDRLRRVILELVQDTFQAGRVALLLRRELQEGELTEITWREADDRRCFHREYRLPPPAGELPAWLAQAWEHWRQSPAATPAYSPDRTIALVPLVTQHVNLGLLCLHRPPEQPFRSRESKLLAAVCEQIEVALANARLYRLAVTDSLTGLRNKRYCETALRKLVEAHRQDRHRPFSVLMLDLDHFKRVNDTHGHPVGDEVLSQLAELIRRQLRQDDVACRYGGEEFIVLVTDGPQTGHKIAARLCRAVDEHTFHCAGGLALHNTISIGVAGFPAHGKTVAEVIGAADQALYEAKRAGRNRCQLAGPPTGSAMTAPANNLYPS, encoded by the coding sequence ATGGGATTACTTCCGCGCCTGAGTGCTTTGACTCGTACCATCCGTTTTAAGTTATTGGCCGGTTTGCTGGCGCTGCTGGCCCTTTCCATCGGGGTGTCGCTTTACGGTATCTGGACCTTCGAGCGGGATCGTTACCGGGAGATCGCCCGGGAAGAGGCCCTGCGGGCGGCCCATACCCTGGAGCAGGCCCTGCGCCATGCCATGATCCTTAATGATTGGGAGATGATCCGCCGGACGGTGGATGATGTGTACCGGTTAGTGGAACCGGCCAATGTGGGCATCATCAACAATCAGGGCCGGGTGCTGGCCTCCGGTGACCCGACCCTGCTCGGCCATCGTTTTGATTTCCACCGGGCTGCGGAATGTGTCGTCTGTCACGCCCGGCCGCAGACGCCGCCGGAGCGGGACGTGATTTTTCTGGAGACCGCCGCCGGGCCGGTGCTGCGCAATATCATCAAGCTGGAAAACAGCGCCGAGTGCCGCTCCTGCCACCAGGAGGACGGCGACAACCTGGGGGTTTTCCTCTATGACGCCACATTTGCCGAAGTTTATGCCATGCTGCGCACGGTGTTGTTTCGAACCATTCTCACTGGTGCCGTCACCTTCCTGCTGGTGGCCATGCTGCTGTCGCTGCTGGTCGGCCGCTACCTGAACCGCCCCCTGCGGCGGTTGGAGGAAGGGTTCAACCACGTTGGCCGGGGTGATTTCAATCACTGGGTGGAGGTGGAGGCGGAAGGGGAGATCCAGGATATGGCCACCCAGTTCAATGTGATGAGTCAGGCCATCAAGCGCTCCTTTGCCGAAATCAGGCACAAAAACTGGGAAACCGAACAGCTTTACGCCTTCGTCCGCCGCTTGAGCCAAGAGGCTGAATGGGATCGGTTGCGGCGGGTGATTCTTGAACTGGTACAGGATACCTTCCAGGCCGGGCGGGTCGCCCTGCTGTTGCGGCGGGAGTTGCAGGAAGGGGAGTTGACGGAAATCACTTGGCGGGAGGCCGATGATCGCCGCTGCTTCCACCGGGAATACCGCTTGCCGCCGCCGGCCGGCGAATTGCCGGCCTGGCTGGCCCAGGCCTGGGAGCACTGGCGCCAAAGCCCCGCCGCCACCCCGGCTTACTCCCCTGATCGGACCATCGCCCTGGTTCCCCTGGTCACCCAGCATGTCAACCTGGGGCTGCTTTGCCTGCATCGGCCGCCGGAGCAGCCTTTCCGCAGCCGGGAGAGCAAGCTGCTGGCGGCGGTCTGCGAGCAGATCGAGGTTGCCCTGGCCAATGCCCGTCTTTACCGGTTGGCGGTCACCGACAGCCTCACCGGCCTGCGTAACAAACGCTACTGCGAAACGGCCCTGCGCAAGCTGGTGGAAGCCCATCGGCAGGATCGTCACCGGCCGTTCAGTGTTCTGATGCTGGACCTGGATCATTTCAAACGGGTCAACGACACCCACGGCCACCCGGTGGGGGATGAAGTGCTGAGCCAACTGGCGGAGCTGATCCGCCGCCAACTCCGCCAGGATGATGTCGCCTGCCGCTACGGCGGCGAGGAATTCATCGTGCTGGTAACCGACGGGCCGCAGACGGGGCACAAGATCGCCGCCCGCCTCTGCCGGGCGGTGGACGAGCATACTTTCCACTGTGCCGGCGGGCTGGCGTTGCACAATACCATCAGCATCGGGGTGGCCGGTTTCCCCGCCCACGGTAAGACCGTGGCCGAGGTGATCGGGGCCGCCGACCAGGCGCTGTATGAAGCCAAACGGGCCGGCCGCAACCGCTGCCAGCTGGCTGGCCCGCCCACCGGCAGCGCCATGACGGCGCCGGCCAATAACCTTTACCCGTCCTGA
- a CDS encoding putative bifunctional diguanylate cyclase/phosphodiesterase — MTTMQPASKELPPLDEQLYILVVDDRRLDRESLVELLRAYDYQVTGVADGDQAREHVNTHRTDLVLVDMVMPQKDGIEVLRELKLLHPELEVILITAYATLEKAVAGLREGAYDFLTKPCPTDTLIAAVERVREKKKLQWIIESAEERLRRSEYFFHAILESLGEAVVVIGRDMRIISANQGYRHQTGREDEEIIGRHCYEISHGYSRPCWLEEEGCVCAVIRCFQDGSHHTAIHTHRDKEGNPIYVETNAYPLRPGDGQMIYAAVETIRDITELKLMEEEKQRKEVEVYRLAFYDPLTGLPNRRLLLDRLGQAFAASERTGQHGALLFLDLDRFKNINDTRGHQAGDLILREAARRLRATVREDDTVSRQGGDEFVVLLQYLATDDATAIKQAGRVAEKIRLALSKPFQFSECQGDCRFHLSASIGVTLFVGHQLSAEDLFKYADTAMYQAKQAGRDTVRFHDPAMQQALEEAEELERELRRAIDEEHFALHYQPQMDAHGRLLGAEALLRWVHPERGLITPLAFIPLAEENGMILPIGSWVLHAACAQLAAWSGRPGQENFRLAVNVSPRQFHQPNFVGEVEEVIGSTGIDPRRLKLELTESLVLADLNDTIVKMEQLRALGVGFAMDDFGTGYSSLAKLKQLPLEQLKIDRAFIRDLENDPQDAAIVETIIAMGRTLGFEIVAEGVENEQQLHFLQQHGCHMFQGYYFSPPVSAAKFEKFG; from the coding sequence ATGACAACCATGCAGCCAGCAAGCAAAGAACTGCCGCCCCTGGACGAGCAACTGTATATCCTGGTGGTCGACGATCGCCGGCTGGACCGGGAAAGCCTGGTGGAACTGCTCCGCGCCTACGATTACCAGGTAACCGGAGTGGCCGACGGTGATCAGGCCCGGGAACATGTCAATACCCATCGCACCGACCTGGTGCTGGTGGATATGGTCATGCCCCAGAAAGACGGGATTGAAGTTCTGCGTGAACTGAAGTTGCTCCACCCCGAACTGGAGGTGATCCTGATCACCGCCTACGCCACCCTGGAGAAGGCAGTGGCCGGTCTGCGCGAAGGGGCCTATGACTTTCTCACCAAACCCTGCCCCACCGATACCCTGATCGCCGCCGTGGAGCGGGTGCGGGAAAAGAAAAAGCTGCAGTGGATCATTGAAAGCGCCGAGGAGCGCCTGCGTCGGTCGGAATATTTTTTCCATGCCATTTTGGAAAGCCTGGGGGAGGCGGTGGTGGTCATCGGCCGGGATATGCGGATTATTTCCGCCAACCAAGGTTACCGTCACCAGACCGGCCGCGAGGACGAGGAGATCATCGGTCGTCACTGCTACGAGATCTCCCACGGCTACTCCCGCCCCTGCTGGCTGGAGGAGGAAGGTTGCGTCTGCGCCGTAATCCGCTGCTTCCAGGACGGCAGCCACCACACCGCCATCCATACCCACCGCGACAAGGAGGGCAACCCCATCTACGTCGAAACCAACGCCTACCCCCTGCGCCCGGGTGATGGGCAGATGATCTACGCGGCGGTGGAGACCATCCGCGACATTACCGAGTTGAAATTAATGGAAGAGGAGAAACAGCGCAAAGAAGTAGAGGTTTATCGCCTGGCCTTTTACGATCCTTTAACTGGCCTGCCCAACCGCCGGCTGCTGCTGGATCGCCTGGGTCAGGCTTTTGCCGCCTCGGAACGTACCGGTCAGCACGGGGCGTTGCTCTTTCTCGACCTTGACCGTTTCAAAAACATCAACGACACCCGTGGCCACCAGGCCGGCGATCTGATTCTGCGGGAAGCGGCCCGCCGCTTGCGGGCCACTGTGCGAGAGGATGACACCGTCTCCCGCCAGGGCGGTGACGAATTCGTGGTGCTGCTTCAGTACCTGGCCACCGACGACGCCACCGCCATCAAGCAGGCCGGCCGGGTGGCGGAAAAAATTCGCCTGGCCCTGAGCAAACCCTTCCAGTTTTCCGAATGTCAGGGCGATTGCCGGTTTCACTTAAGCGCCAGTATCGGCGTTACCCTTTTTGTCGGCCACCAGCTTTCGGCCGAAGATCTGTTCAAATACGCCGATACCGCCATGTACCAGGCCAAGCAGGCCGGACGGGACACCGTTCGCTTTCACGATCCGGCCATGCAGCAGGCCCTGGAAGAGGCGGAAGAGTTGGAGCGCGAGCTGCGCCGGGCCATCGACGAGGAACATTTTGCCTTGCACTACCAGCCCCAGATGGACGCCCATGGCCGTTTGCTGGGGGCCGAGGCCCTGCTGCGCTGGGTCCATCCTGAGCGGGGGCTGATCACACCGCTGGCCTTTATTCCCCTGGCGGAAGAAAACGGTATGATCCTGCCCATCGGCAGTTGGGTGTTGCACGCCGCCTGTGCCCAACTGGCCGCCTGGAGTGGCCGGCCCGGCCAGGAGAATTTCCGCTTGGCGGTAAATGTCAGCCCCCGCCAGTTCCATCAGCCCAATTTCGTCGGCGAGGTGGAGGAGGTGATTGGCAGCACCGGCATTGACCCCCGCCGGCTCAAGCTGGAACTCACCGAAAGCCTGGTACTGGCCGATCTTAATGATACCATCGTCAAGATGGAGCAACTGCGGGCCCTGGGGGTGGGGTTTGCCATGGATGATTTCGGTACCGGCTATTCTTCGCTGGCCAAACTCAAGCAACTGCCGCTGGAACAGCTCAAGATCGACCGCGCCTTCATCCGCGACCTGGAGAACGACCCCCAGGACGCCGCCATCGTGGAAACCATAATCGCCATGGGGCGTACCCTGGGCTTTGAAATCGTCGCCGAAGGGGTGGAAAACGAGCAGCAATTACACTTTTTGCAGCAGCACGGCTGCCATATGTTTCAGGGTTATTATTTCAGCCCGCCGGTGTCGGCTGCCAAATTCGAAAAATTTGGGTAA
- a CDS encoding sensor histidine kinase — protein MTTTRSQQVDPALENLPLPVLLVDREFKLIQLNRAARILGQSGEQDQASTCHGFLRDLLEPCRVPLAECPVRAFYEGGSTYLCCHHCCQGRPVALFDGGYGLAGLLVTDHPAPLLDEQRLLHTGKMAALGSMLAHIVHNLNSTFYVTGNYLGVLRRKLAAKVGDDQEIAQPLQLLGEANRLASDMARTLLDYTRRRDSCRQVEAREAATEVLALLATALDAAGIETRLTGLENGPRLDRQALLTVLFNVTQNAIEAMPEGGRLQIEIGADHITVSDQGRGIAPAELAKVFEPYYTTSETGTGLGLYIARRMMASMGGEIELVSLPGQGTICRLHFAPAGQNDRSTAEKTSKQGGNRTT, from the coding sequence TTGACCACAACCAGATCGCAGCAGGTCGACCCCGCTCTGGAGAATCTGCCACTCCCGGTGCTGCTCGTCGACCGTGAATTCAAATTGATCCAGCTCAACCGGGCGGCCCGGATCCTGGGGCAATCGGGTGAGCAAGATCAGGCCTCCACCTGCCACGGCTTTTTGCGCGACCTGCTGGAACCCTGTCGAGTGCCGCTGGCGGAATGCCCGGTCCGGGCCTTTTATGAAGGCGGCAGCACTTATCTCTGCTGCCACCACTGCTGTCAGGGACGGCCGGTGGCCCTGTTTGACGGCGGGTACGGCCTGGCCGGTCTGCTGGTCACCGATCATCCCGCGCCGCTGCTGGATGAGCAGCGGTTGCTGCACACCGGCAAGATGGCGGCCTTGGGCTCCATGTTGGCCCATATCGTGCACAATCTCAACAGTACTTTTTACGTCACCGGCAATTACCTGGGGGTGCTGCGCCGTAAGCTGGCCGCTAAAGTCGGCGACGATCAGGAGATCGCCCAACCCCTGCAACTGTTGGGCGAGGCCAACCGGCTGGCCAGCGATATGGCCCGGACTCTGCTCGATTACACCCGCCGGCGCGACTCCTGCCGGCAGGTCGAGGCCCGCGAGGCGGCGACGGAAGTGCTTGCCCTGCTGGCCACCGCCCTGGATGCGGCGGGGATCGAGACCCGACTTACCGGCCTGGAAAATGGTCCCCGGCTGGACCGCCAGGCCTTGCTCACCGTCCTTTTCAACGTTACCCAGAACGCCATCGAGGCCATGCCCGAGGGTGGGCGGCTACAGATCGAAATCGGCGCCGACCACATCACCGTCAGCGACCAGGGGCGAGGGATTGCCCCCGCAGAGCTGGCCAAGGTTTTCGAGCCCTATTATACCACCTCGGAAACCGGCACCGGCCTGGGGCTCTATATCGCCCGGCGGATGATGGCCTCCATGGGCGGGGAGATCGAGCTTGTCAGCCTCCCCGGCCAGGGCACCATCTGCCGGCTGCATTTTGCCCCGGCAGGGCAAAATGACCGGTCAACAGCCGAGAAAACCAGCAAACAAGGTGGGAACCGGACAACATGA
- a CDS encoding response regulator: MAIPDLKPTTVLLVTDRPSEAALLRHLLQSAGECRYLPRQVQSPAAADRLLRWWQPAVILLSAPAGEDEALGAVRRLRAAAGAIPLIVLGDRDDSHFALQVLTAGAQDFLVKSFLTISTLTRAISQARTRVTLENRLRESQQRLELALSGADLALWDWHLAADHITYDGHWQAITGQQQQELAADGDAWRRLIHPEDRSRVLAALNRHLTGESSTFEAEYRLRHREGHWIWLLDRGRVVQRAEDGTPLRLVGTCLEISRRKQAEAELEQRNEELTRANHQLAASNRRAAVLAAEAEAANRAKSDFLAHMSHEIRTPMNGVIGMTALLLAGDLDEQQRHYAGVIKASGEALLRIINDILDLAKIEAGRLELVSRDFSLPALLAEIFTLLQPEAAAKGLALKEQVAADLPPRLRGDDVRLRQILLNLLGNAIKFTDHGEVELSVSGQHEICFSVRDTGPGVPPELQQQIFAPFEQAGAADRRRPAGTGLGLAICRRLAQLMEGSLRVESTPGAGATFHCVLPFAAAKEAPVETVASGLPLPGDAPPVSAPRRILLAEDNRVNRQVALAILSRQGWRVDAVDDGRQALAALAAENYDLVLLDIEMPVLDGLQTVRALRTRARESRLPPLIALTAHAGGEAQRHYLAAGFDDYLAKPIEPQDLTAMVHRWCSFTLPPAEGSHGPGEDSPRQKASFLVFNERQLLDRLYHDRSLAEQLILVFLAEHSATVEQLSQAATRREFQACTFMAHRLAGAAANLGGEAVNRAARDLEQAAMVFSPDQVDHCLGNLQQQYNRLEQQLQQFLSTSPRRV, translated from the coding sequence ATGGCTATTCCGGACTTGAAACCGACCACGGTGCTGCTGGTTACCGATCGGCCCAGCGAAGCGGCCCTGCTCCGGCACCTGCTGCAGAGCGCCGGCGAATGCCGCTATCTGCCGCGGCAGGTGCAGAGTCCGGCCGCCGCCGACCGGCTGTTGCGCTGGTGGCAACCGGCGGTGATCCTGCTGTCGGCCCCGGCCGGCGAAGATGAGGCATTGGGGGCCGTACGCCGGTTGCGTGCCGCCGCCGGTGCCATTCCCCTGATCGTTCTCGGTGATCGCGATGACTCCCATTTCGCCCTGCAGGTGCTTACTGCCGGGGCCCAGGATTTTCTGGTTAAAAGCTTTCTCACCATCAGCACCTTAACGCGGGCCATCAGCCAGGCCCGTACCCGGGTTACCCTGGAAAACCGGCTGCGGGAGTCCCAGCAGCGGCTGGAATTGGCCCTGTCGGGGGCTGATCTGGCGCTCTGGGATTGGCACCTGGCCGCCGACCACATCACCTACGACGGCCATTGGCAGGCCATCACCGGCCAGCAACAGCAGGAACTGGCGGCCGACGGCGATGCCTGGCGGCGATTAATCCACCCCGAGGACCGTAGCCGGGTGCTGGCCGCCCTTAACCGGCATCTGACGGGGGAAAGTTCGACTTTCGAAGCTGAATACCGCTTACGCCACCGGGAAGGCCACTGGATCTGGCTGCTGGATCGGGGGCGGGTGGTGCAGCGGGCCGAGGATGGCACCCCCCTGCGGCTGGTGGGTACCTGCCTGGAAATCAGCCGCCGCAAACAGGCGGAGGCCGAACTTGAACAACGCAACGAAGAATTGACCCGGGCCAACCACCAACTGGCGGCCAGCAACCGCCGGGCCGCTGTCCTGGCCGCTGAAGCCGAGGCGGCCAACCGGGCCAAGAGCGACTTTCTGGCCCACATGAGCCATGAAATCCGCACTCCGATGAACGGGGTTATCGGCATGACCGCCCTGTTGCTGGCAGGCGATCTCGATGAGCAGCAGCGGCATTACGCCGGGGTGATCAAGGCCAGCGGCGAGGCCCTGTTGCGTATTATCAACGATATTCTCGATCTGGCCAAAATCGAGGCCGGCCGGCTGGAACTGGTCTCGCGGGATTTCAGTCTGCCCGCCCTGCTGGCGGAAATTTTTACCCTGCTGCAACCGGAGGCCGCCGCCAAGGGGCTGGCCCTGAAAGAGCAGGTGGCCGCCGATCTGCCGCCGCGCCTGCGGGGTGATGACGTCCGCCTGCGCCAGATCCTGCTCAACCTGCTCGGCAACGCCATTAAATTCACCGACCATGGCGAGGTGGAGTTGTCCGTCAGCGGGCAGCATGAAATTTGCTTCAGCGTTCGCGATACCGGCCCCGGGGTTCCCCCGGAGCTGCAGCAACAGATCTTTGCCCCCTTCGAGCAGGCTGGTGCCGCCGACCGCCGGCGGCCGGCCGGCACCGGCCTGGGCCTGGCCATCTGCCGCCGGCTGGCGCAACTGATGGAAGGGTCTCTCAGGGTGGAAAGCACTCCCGGTGCAGGTGCCACCTTCCACTGCGTCCTGCCATTTGCCGCGGCCAAGGAAGCCCCGGTGGAAACCGTTGCGTCAGGTTTGCCGCTGCCCGGGGATGCACCACCGGTGTCGGCGCCAAGGCGGATTCTGCTGGCTGAAGATAATAGGGTCAACCGCCAGGTGGCTTTAGCCATCCTGAGCCGACAGGGCTGGCGGGTGGACGCGGTGGATGACGGCCGCCAGGCCCTGGCGGCTCTGGCCGCTGAAAACTATGACCTGGTGCTGTTGGACATTGAGATGCCGGTGCTGGACGGCCTGCAAACGGTCCGGGCCCTCCGCACCCGGGCCCGTGAGAGCAGGCTGCCACCGCTGATCGCCCTTACCGCCCACGCCGGAGGCGAAGCGCAACGGCATTACCTGGCCGCCGGCTTCGACGATTATCTGGCCAAACCCATTGAGCCTCAAGACTTGACCGCCATGGTCCACCGCTGGTGCTCTTTTACCCTGCCTCCCGCCGAGGGCTCCCACGGGCCAGGTGAGGATTCCCCGCGGCAAAAGGCCTCGTTCCTTGTTTTTAATGAGCGGCAACTGTTGGACCGCCTTTATCACGACCGCTCCCTGGCCGAACAACTGATCCTGGTGTTTCTGGCTGAACATTCGGCCACCGTGGAGCAACTATCCCAGGCCGCAACCCGCCGTGAATTTCAAGCCTGCACCTTTATGGCCCACCGCCTGGCCGGGGCGGCCGCCAACCTGGGCGGCGAGGCCGTGAACCGGGCCGCCCGCGATCTGGAACAGGCCGCGATGGTCTTTAGCCCGGATCAGGTGGACCATTGTTTGGGCAACTTGCAGCAGCAGTACAACCGGCTGGAGCAGCAGCTCCAGCAATTCCTGTCGACGTCTCCCCGTCGGGTTTAA
- a CDS encoding HDOD domain-containing protein produces MNNEEVRRHIQRLKELPALAPNLSRIIEACEDPEIDFQHLAQVLQSSPTITARLLGLANTAFFGQAGRVQTLEHATAILGLPMVRNIATGLALAGPFQLKSCRRFELQRYWLTSILAASMGRELATGVDPQLQIPRDSVYLAGLLHNFGLLALVHLFPQEMEQALATYYKAPEQRLASHLRRALAIDHYQAGAWLGGKWHLPRELLLVMEHHHDPQYRREQWPLVLLTGFSSRWGDGVLNQLTAEGVTSGYDYDDPQVALVFRLLEIDGEQARATQHRILAQLPAYREMAAALSG; encoded by the coding sequence ATGAACAACGAGGAAGTCAGGCGCCATATCCAGCGCTTAAAGGAGTTACCGGCCCTGGCGCCGAATCTGAGCCGGATCATCGAGGCCTGCGAAGATCCGGAGATTGATTTTCAACATCTGGCCCAGGTGCTGCAAAGCAGCCCCACCATTACCGCCCGCCTGCTGGGTCTGGCCAATACGGCTTTTTTCGGCCAGGCCGGCAGGGTCCAAACCCTGGAACACGCCACCGCCATCCTGGGGTTACCCATGGTGCGCAACATTGCCACCGGCCTGGCCCTTGCCGGCCCTTTCCAGCTGAAATCGTGCCGACGCTTTGAGTTGCAGCGCTACTGGCTGACTTCCATTCTAGCCGCCTCCATGGGCCGGGAACTGGCCACCGGGGTCGACCCGCAACTGCAAATACCCCGAGACAGCGTATACCTGGCCGGCCTGCTGCACAATTTCGGGTTGCTGGCCTTGGTGCACCTTTTTCCCCAGGAAATGGAACAGGCTTTAGCCACATACTACAAGGCGCCGGAACAGAGGCTTGCTTCTCATCTGCGCCGGGCCCTTGCGATCGACCATTACCAGGCCGGTGCCTGGCTGGGCGGCAAATGGCATCTGCCGCGGGAGTTGCTGCTGGTCATGGAGCATCACCACGACCCCCAGTACCGGCGGGAACAGTGGCCGCTGGTGCTGCTGACCGGTTTCAGCTCGCGCTGGGGGGACGGTGTTCTCAACCAGTTGACCGCCGAAGGGGTAACCTCCGGTTATGACTACGATGATCCCCAGGTGGCCCTGGTGTTCAGGCTGCTGGAGATCGACGGGGAGCAAGCCCGGGCGACCCAGCACCGGATTCTGGCACAACTGCCGGCATACCGGGAAATGGCCGCTGCCTTGAGCGGCTGA